DNA sequence from the Synergistaceae bacterium genome:
GCTGGCAACGAAGAATAGAAGACTGGGAACCCTGAGATTGAGAGCGAGAGATGGAATAGAGGGGTTGTTTTGGAAGGACAGGTACGCAAAGGAAAGCTCTTTGTGCTGGCTGGGCCCAGCGGGGTGGGGAAAGGAACGTTGAGAGCGCGCGCTTTGGATGACGTGGAGAATTTGGTGTATTCCATATCATGCACTACGCGGCGACCACGTAGCGGCGAACGCGAGGGTGTGGATTATCATTTCGTCACACAAGAGGACTTCGAGGACAAAGTGGTCCGGGGACTGTTTTTGGAGCACGCGGTCGTCCATGGGGACTGTTATGGTACGTTGCGGGAGGATGTGGAGCGCGAAACAAATGCTGGCTGCGACGTCCTCTTGGAGATCGACGTTCAGGGCGCGCGGCAGGTGCGCCGGCTTCTGCCGGAGAGCGTCTTGATCTTCGTAGCGCCACCCTCTCTGGAGGTCTTGGAACAACGTTTGCGTCAGCGAAAGACGGAATCTGAGGAGAAAATTGGACTGAGGCTCGAAAATGCGAGGAAAGAAATGCGAGAGATCGGAGAGTACAACCACGTGGTCCTCAACAACGTTCTGGACCAGGCGGCGGCGGAGCTGCGCAACATCGTCCTCGGCTATCGGGAGAGCTATCGAGAAAATCACCAGAAGAGCGGGCACGCTCTTTAAATGGAGCGAAACATCTAAGCTTGAGTGCTGAAAAAGCTGGTTTTTAGCTACTTTAACTTTAGGCTTTTTATCAAGTTTTGGCTATTTTAACTTTGGGCTTTTTATCGAGTTTTGGCTATTCTAATCTTTAGGCTTTTTATCGAGTTTTAGATATTCTAATCTTTAGGCTTTTTATCGGATTCAGAAAGGCGGTCGCAAAAATG
Encoded proteins:
- the gmk gene encoding guanylate kinase, whose translation is MEGQVRKGKLFVLAGPSGVGKGTLRARALDDVENLVYSISCTTRRPRSGEREGVDYHFVTQEDFEDKVVRGLFLEHAVVHGDCYGTLREDVERETNAGCDVLLEIDVQGARQVRRLLPESVLIFVAPPSLEVLEQRLRQRKTESEEKIGLRLENARKEMREIGEYNHVVLNNVLDQAAAELRNIVLGYRESYRENHQKSGHAL